Proteins encoded in a region of the Vicia villosa cultivar HV-30 ecotype Madison, WI linkage group LG5, Vvil1.0, whole genome shotgun sequence genome:
- the LOC131603646 gene encoding uncharacterized protein At1g76660, giving the protein MTRVNRNHGRDSNNNNNNNNNTFDTINAAAFAIASSQNRVSESVNKKKKWGNWLNITGCFGYQKSNRKRIGHAVLVSETTTAGTDAAAAANAVSSTAQAPPSITLPFIAPPSSPASFFQSEPPSIAQSPVGLVSKTSVSASMYSPGGPNSIFAIGPYAYEPQLVSPPVFSASSTAPYTPPPESLQLTTPSSPEVPFAQLFDSNNRNSETYQRFQISHYDFQNYQFQPGSPVGPLISPRSAISVSGTSSPLPDEFQTADTAKLLKLDKLSIYGKQKSNQSSGTITPDTVKSTTTQAGFHPNNWASDIKISPCPINNRRNEISVNHRVSFELSAAVENKPTASSAWTKVLSKFKSDAAASTGKEENDCDDKQVVTETLIDAPKQTKPALVGDDATVHEKDQSLTLSSSSTKEFNFDSAEGGDSHAPNIVADWWANEKVAGNEGGTSKDWSFFPIIQPGVS; this is encoded by the exons ATGACGAGAGTTAACAGGAATCATGGAAGAGattccaacaacaacaataacaataacaataacacttTTGATACTATAAACGCTGCTGCTTTTGCTATAGCTTCTTCTCAGAATCGCGTTTCTGAATCTGTTAATAAG AAGAAAAAATGGGGAAACTGGTTGAACATAACCGGGTGTTTCGGATATCAAAAGAGCAACCGAAAGCGAATTGGACATGCTGTTCTTGTTTCAGAAACAACAACTGCTGGAACAGACGCTGCTGCGGCTGCTAATGCTGTTAGTTCAACAGCTCAAGCGCCACCGAGTATAACACTTCCCTTCATTGCTCCTCCTTCATCTCCGGCATCATTCTTTCAATCCGAACCTCCTTCAATCGCGCAATCACCCGTCGGTTTAGTATCTAAAACTTCTGTATCTGCAAGCATGTACTCGCCTGGTGGACCTAACTCAATCTTCGCCATTGGCCCTTACGCGTACGAACCGCAATTAGTTTCGCCGCCTGTTTTCTCGGCTTCGTCGACCGCTCCTTATACTCCGCCTCCCGAATCTCTCCAATTGACCACGCCTTCTTCGCCTGAGGTTCCGTTTGCTCAGCTATTTGACTCCAATAACAGAAACTCTGAGACTTATCAGAGGTTCCAAATATCTCACTATGACTTTCAGAATTATCAATTTCAACCTGGGAGTCCGGTTGGTCCGCTGATATCACCAAGATCCGCGATCTCGGTGTCTGGTACCTCGTCTCCTTTGCCGGATGAGTTTCAAACAGCAGACACTGCTAAGCTTCTTAAACTGGATAAGCTCTCAATTTATGGAAAGCAGAAGTCAAATCAAAGTTCTGGGACTATAACACCAGATACTGTAAAATCCACTACTACTCAAGCTGGTTTTCATCCGAATAATTGGGCTTCTGATATCAAAATCTCCCCTTGTCCAATCAATAACCGTCGAAATGAGATTAGTGTAAATCATAGGGTCTCATTTGAGTTATCCGCCGCTGTGGAAAACAAGCCAACAGCATCATCAGCATGGACTAAAGTCCTGTCGAAATTTAAAAGCGACGCTGCAGCATCAACAGGCAAAGAAGAGAATGACTGTGATGACAAACAAGTTGTAACAGAAACTCTTATCGATGCGCCGAAGCAAACAAAACCTGCTTTGGTTGGAGATGATGCAACAGTTCATGAGAAGGATCAATCATTAACCCTTTCTTCATCTTCTACAAAAGAATTCAATTTCGATAGCGCAGAAGGAGGAGATTCTCATGCACCAAATATAGTTGCTGATTGGTGGGCTAATGAGAAAGTTGCAGGGAATGAAGGAGGGACCTCAAAGGATTGGTCTTTCTTTCCAATTATTCAACCTGGTGTTAGCTAG